The Macrobrachium nipponense isolate FS-2020 chromosome 1, ASM1510439v2, whole genome shotgun sequence genome includes a window with the following:
- the LOC135219975 gene encoding cytochrome P450 2L1-like isoform X1, translating to MLTETLLVLTIILVTAWAFFTKPAGLPPGKWGLPLIGHIPRDGKYIDEQLKDMQKQFGDIYLWKFGTQVQVFVHDYGICKQMFGNAEFVNRPYLPSMTDDSGEILGIVMTNGAPWHTNRRFTLRQLRDLGMGKASLITAMHEQVPVVLEALERDAGKEVEITSALNTAIINIIWKMVADKQFGSEDPRHKDLQQLMTLINDSFDSATIADMFSWLQYFIPKSVFRRWFKLDVGKAAEEKFFKYFDELIEEHQMNLNPDDPKDLIDAYLIEMKNKTQENGTWSVADLRYLIFDMFSAGSDTTTYTMKWLVLHMAAFPDVQRKLQQEIDKVLQKDVLPTLEDRQSMPYTEAVVNEVLRKSSLTNIGVAHSAVKDTTLSGYRIPKDTLVTSASMAIHHDERYWEEPHRFLPERWLSPEGKFVMKKEGFLPFGTGKRACIGESLARTEIFIFTASIFQKFNVSAPNGLQVDLLPRHDVMFFHEVRKQGVVFTLRAS from the exons ATGTTGACTGAAACACTTCTTGTTCTGACGATCATCTTGGTGACTGCTTGGGCGTTCTTCACGAAGCCAGCTGGTCTCCCaccag GGAAATGGGGACTGCCCCTAATAGGACACATCCCACGTGATGGCAAGTACATCGATGAACAGCTAAAGGATATGCAGAAACAATTTGGCGACATCTATTT GTGGAAATTCGGAACACAGGTGCAGGTGTTCGTCCACGACTACGGCATCTGCAAACAGATGTTTGGCAACGCAGAATTCGTCAACAGGCCTTACCTGCCCTCGATGACTGACGACTCTGGAGAGATCCTCG GAATAGTCATGACAAACGGCGCCCCCTGGCACACCAACAGGAGATTCACGCTCCGTCAGCTGAGAGACCTGGGTATGGGCAAGGCCAGTCTGATCACGGCCATGCACGAACAGGTTCCAGTGGTTCTGGAAGCCCTGGAAAGAGACGCCGGGAAGGAAGTGGAGATCACATCTGCTCTCAACACGGCCATTATCAACATCATCTGGAAGATGGTTGCTG ACAAGCAATTCGGAAGCGAGGACCCACGACACAAGGACCTCCAGCAGTTGATGACACTCATCAACGATAGTTTCGACAGCGCCACCATCGCAGACATGTTTTCCTGGCTCCAGTACTTCATCCCTAAGTCTGTGTTCCGCAGATGGTTCAAACTCGATGTTGGGAAGGCAGCGGAGGAGAAGTTTTTCAAGTATTTTGAC GAGCTGATTGAAGAACATCAGATGAACCTGAATCCTGATGACCCAAAGGATTTGATAGATGCTTACTTGATCGAGATGAAGAATAAGACACAGGAGAATGGAACCTGGAGTG TCGCTGACCTGAGGTACCTCATCTTCGACATGTTCTCTGCTGGATCAGACACGACGACCTATACCATGAAGTGGCTCGTCCTGCACATGGCTGCGTTTCCCGACGTGCAAAGGAAGCTCCAGCAGGAAATTGACAAGGTCCTGCAGAAAGATGTCTTGCCAACGCTCGAGGACCGTCAGAG TATGCCTTACACAGAGGCCGTAGTCAATGAAGTCCTGAGAAAATCCTCCTTGACCAACATTGGCGTCGCTCATTCGGCCGTGAAGGACACAACACTTTCCGGATACAGGATTCCAAAG GATACCCTAGTGACCTCAGCCTCCATGGCCATTCACCACGACGAGAGATACTGGGAGGAGCCTCATCGTTTCCTACCTGAGAGATGGCTGTCCCCCGAAGGGAAGTTCGTCATGAAGAAGGAGGGGTTCCTGCCTTTTGGGACAG GCAAAAGGGCGTGCATAGGGGAGAGTCTGGCTCGGACAGAGATTTTCATCTTCACGGCATCGATCTTCCAGAAGTTCAACGTCTCCGCCCCAAACGGCCTCCAGGTCGACCTCCTGCCCCGCCATGACGTGATGTTCTTCCACGAGGTCAggaaacagggcgttgttttcacCCTAAGAGCGTCGTAG
- the LOC135219975 gene encoding cytochrome P450 2L1-like isoform X2 — protein MLTETLLVLTIILVTAWAFFTKPAGLPPGKWGLPLIGHIPRDGKYIDEQLKDMQKQFGDIYLWKFGTQVQVFVHDYGICKQMFGNAEFVNRPYLPSMTDDSGEILDKQFGSEDPRHKDLQQLMTLINDSFDSATIADMFSWLQYFIPKSVFRRWFKLDVGKAAEEKFFKYFDELIEEHQMNLNPDDPKDLIDAYLIEMKNKTQENGTWSVADLRYLIFDMFSAGSDTTTYTMKWLVLHMAAFPDVQRKLQQEIDKVLQKDVLPTLEDRQSMPYTEAVVNEVLRKSSLTNIGVAHSAVKDTTLSGYRIPKDTLVTSASMAIHHDERYWEEPHRFLPERWLSPEGKFVMKKEGFLPFGTGKRACIGESLARTEIFIFTASIFQKFNVSAPNGLQVDLLPRHDVMFFHEVRKQGVVFTLRAS, from the exons ATGTTGACTGAAACACTTCTTGTTCTGACGATCATCTTGGTGACTGCTTGGGCGTTCTTCACGAAGCCAGCTGGTCTCCCaccag GGAAATGGGGACTGCCCCTAATAGGACACATCCCACGTGATGGCAAGTACATCGATGAACAGCTAAAGGATATGCAGAAACAATTTGGCGACATCTATTT GTGGAAATTCGGAACACAGGTGCAGGTGTTCGTCCACGACTACGGCATCTGCAAACAGATGTTTGGCAACGCAGAATTCGTCAACAGGCCTTACCTGCCCTCGATGACTGACGACTCTGGAGAGATCCTCG ACAAGCAATTCGGAAGCGAGGACCCACGACACAAGGACCTCCAGCAGTTGATGACACTCATCAACGATAGTTTCGACAGCGCCACCATCGCAGACATGTTTTCCTGGCTCCAGTACTTCATCCCTAAGTCTGTGTTCCGCAGATGGTTCAAACTCGATGTTGGGAAGGCAGCGGAGGAGAAGTTTTTCAAGTATTTTGAC GAGCTGATTGAAGAACATCAGATGAACCTGAATCCTGATGACCCAAAGGATTTGATAGATGCTTACTTGATCGAGATGAAGAATAAGACACAGGAGAATGGAACCTGGAGTG TCGCTGACCTGAGGTACCTCATCTTCGACATGTTCTCTGCTGGATCAGACACGACGACCTATACCATGAAGTGGCTCGTCCTGCACATGGCTGCGTTTCCCGACGTGCAAAGGAAGCTCCAGCAGGAAATTGACAAGGTCCTGCAGAAAGATGTCTTGCCAACGCTCGAGGACCGTCAGAG TATGCCTTACACAGAGGCCGTAGTCAATGAAGTCCTGAGAAAATCCTCCTTGACCAACATTGGCGTCGCTCATTCGGCCGTGAAGGACACAACACTTTCCGGATACAGGATTCCAAAG GATACCCTAGTGACCTCAGCCTCCATGGCCATTCACCACGACGAGAGATACTGGGAGGAGCCTCATCGTTTCCTACCTGAGAGATGGCTGTCCCCCGAAGGGAAGTTCGTCATGAAGAAGGAGGGGTTCCTGCCTTTTGGGACAG GCAAAAGGGCGTGCATAGGGGAGAGTCTGGCTCGGACAGAGATTTTCATCTTCACGGCATCGATCTTCCAGAAGTTCAACGTCTCCGCCCCAAACGGCCTCCAGGTCGACCTCCTGCCCCGCCATGACGTGATGTTCTTCCACGAGGTCAggaaacagggcgttgttttcacCCTAAGAGCGTCGTAG